One Bacillus sp. F19 genomic region harbors:
- a CDS encoding beta-lactamase family protein, whose amino-acid sequence MKNGLSFQAFEESAQKLAQKHLIPGTSIAIAQEGEIVYYKGFGFRNVEESLPISEDTVFGIGSITKSFTCVAIMQLQEAGKLNVLDPVIKYLPEFKVKNEKTLKKINIHHFMTHSSGLPPMSSLFYAMKRSMENDPSVDNYPGLQIEQKEHEPIDTYEQLMQFIAEEEFELLGEPGTHFSYSNDSYALLGTIVERVSGKSYEQYVYDHILNPCGMKNSFFTIDEYGDYENITTCYALENCDGTKRVITAPIWWDSPSMRAAGFLKSTAKDMLKYAEIFRNGGIVNDKRILSEESVNEMIKPHIQALPGRFYGYGLMITPNYFGTILVEHGGGLKAISAQLSILPEKGISGVVLTNLAGVPAARIMQLAFNNYQGREVDATHISFEEYDLSTELLDLYQGEYRSNEGMKVAIEIKDGKPILTSQNAEIPITFVEKNIFIAFVNDTTEIAEILMDENGHPYGISYHFRQFPKVASKQVI is encoded by the coding sequence ATGAAAAATGGATTGAGTTTTCAAGCATTTGAGGAGTCTGCTCAAAAATTAGCGCAAAAACACCTGATTCCAGGTACTTCTATAGCAATCGCACAAGAAGGAGAGATAGTTTATTATAAAGGATTTGGTTTCCGTAACGTAGAGGAATCACTTCCTATTTCAGAAGATACCGTTTTTGGTATCGGATCCATTACAAAATCATTTACTTGTGTGGCTATTATGCAGTTGCAAGAAGCTGGAAAATTAAATGTATTGGATCCTGTAATCAAGTACTTGCCAGAATTCAAGGTTAAAAATGAAAAGACGTTAAAAAAGATAAACATACACCATTTTATGACACACTCATCAGGATTACCTCCAATGTCTTCTCTATTCTATGCAATGAAAAGGTCAATGGAAAATGACCCTTCTGTAGATAATTATCCAGGTTTGCAAATAGAGCAAAAAGAGCATGAACCAATCGACACTTATGAACAACTCATGCAATTTATTGCAGAAGAGGAATTTGAATTATTAGGTGAGCCCGGAACACATTTCAGTTATTCCAATGATTCATATGCTTTATTAGGAACAATAGTTGAACGAGTTAGCGGAAAAAGCTATGAGCAGTATGTGTATGATCATATTCTTAACCCTTGTGGTATGAAAAACAGCTTCTTTACGATCGATGAATATGGAGACTACGAAAATATTACAACTTGTTATGCACTAGAAAATTGTGACGGTACGAAGCGTGTTATTACTGCGCCTATTTGGTGGGACTCTCCATCCATGCGGGCAGCAGGCTTTTTGAAATCTACTGCGAAGGACATGTTAAAATATGCAGAAATATTCCGTAATGGCGGGATTGTAAATGATAAAAGAATTCTATCCGAAGAAAGTGTAAATGAAATGATCAAACCCCATATCCAAGCACTGCCAGGACGGTTTTACGGATATGGTTTAATGATTACGCCTAACTATTTTGGAACAATACTAGTAGAACACGGTGGTGGGTTAAAAGCAATCTCTGCCCAATTGAGTATTTTGCCTGAAAAAGGAATTTCCGGTGTTGTCTTAACAAACTTGGCGGGTGTTCCGGCTGCACGGATTATGCAGCTTGCGTTTAACAATTATCAAGGAAGGGAAGTAGATGCAACTCATATTTCTTTTGAAGAATATGATTTATCTACCGAACTTCTTGATCTGTATCAAGGAGAATACCGGTCTAATGAAGGAATGAAAGTAGCCATTGAAATTAAAGATGGAAAACCAATTCTTACTTCTCAAAATGCAGAAATTCCAATCACATTTGTGGAAAAAAATATATTTATTGCTTTTGTAAACGACACTACAGAAATAGCTGAAATCTTAATGGATGAAAATGGTCATCCATACGGCATTTCTTATCATTTTAGACAATTTCCTAAGGTAGCCAGTAAGCAAGTTATTTAA
- a CDS encoding class A beta-lactamase-related serine hydrolase — protein sequence MSLQDRLEEVLQDTSGTFGVFVKHLESGETAAINENRFFQAASVFKVPILATIYRDAEIDKVNLQKRIRLEEKDLVNGSGIFRELIPGIEVTIKNLATMMIIVSDNVGTDKVLQIVGKENVNQYMKEIGLNNTFIRFSCWELLCSCVGLPPQSFSHEIFNEIDRRFKEGEIDYNSIVFQESIENNVTTAADMALLLELIARKKLISVSACDDMFEILAKQQFRNRIPHLLPVNTVVGHKTGTIASVVNDAGIVKLPDNKGTFIITVFSKDNKTEAESAMKISELSKATFEHFLNKVTV from the coding sequence ATGAGTTTACAGGATCGGTTGGAAGAAGTTTTACAGGATACTTCTGGTACCTTTGGAGTTTTTGTGAAACATCTGGAATCCGGAGAGACTGCTGCAATTAATGAAAATCGATTTTTCCAAGCAGCAAGTGTTTTTAAGGTTCCGATTTTGGCCACAATATACCGTGATGCTGAAATAGACAAGGTGAACCTGCAAAAACGTATTCGTTTAGAAGAAAAAGACTTAGTAAATGGATCTGGTATTTTTAGAGAGTTAATCCCTGGTATCGAGGTTACAATTAAAAATTTAGCAACTATGATGATTATTGTAAGCGATAATGTGGGAACTGATAAAGTTCTACAGATTGTCGGTAAAGAAAATGTTAATCAATACATGAAAGAAATAGGTTTGAACAATACCTTCATTCGTTTTAGTTGTTGGGAACTTCTTTGCTCATGTGTTGGACTGCCGCCACAAAGCTTTTCTCATGAAATTTTTAATGAGATTGATCGTCGTTTTAAAGAAGGTGAAATCGATTATAATTCGATCGTTTTTCAGGAAAGCATTGAAAACAATGTTACAACAGCAGCTGATATGGCACTATTGTTAGAATTAATTGCTCGTAAGAAACTTATCTCGGTGAGTGCTTGTGATGATATGTTTGAAATACTTGCCAAACAACAATTTCGAAATAGAATTCCTCACTTATTGCCAGTAAATACAGTTGTTGGCCATAAAACAGGTACCATTGCAAGTGTCGTTAATGACGCAGGAATTGTTAAACTTCCAGATAACAAAGGTACATTTATCATTACTGTTTTTTCTAAAGACAACAAAACGGAAGCAGAAAGCGCAATGAAAATCTCAGAATTATCGAAAGCTACTTTTGAACACTTTCTTAACAAGGTTACGGTGTAA
- a CDS encoding MurR/RpiR family transcriptional regulator, producing the protein MDNFKERIRKQFNELTKRQKLVAKYIVDFPKEVAFQTAKQVGTASKTSDTTVIRLSYALGYSGYSELQKEIQSSLLKDSAQNSGPIENFRTTSKSLKDLNLIQYVIEQDNAYVRATLEHLDHSQYKKAVNLLITSEKRIVIGFRSSYGPANWLTFSLNIVVGDTLLYRGEIEDANYLLSQIDHKTLVIAISFPRYIQETFSFVKAAKKKGANVLAITDDEFSPIGPFADILFQVVAPAPIPLKGVTPTFALLNLLVTSVAASQDAKVQKRMEEYDQSSEEFFPFTKRD; encoded by the coding sequence ATGGATAATTTTAAAGAGAGAATTAGAAAGCAATTTAATGAACTAACAAAAAGGCAGAAATTAGTTGCAAAATATATTGTAGACTTTCCTAAAGAGGTTGCTTTTCAAACTGCAAAGCAAGTCGGTACAGCAAGTAAGACTAGTGATACTACAGTGATTCGTTTATCATATGCGTTAGGCTATTCTGGATATAGCGAATTGCAGAAAGAAATTCAATCTTCTTTACTGAAAGACTCAGCACAAAATAGCGGTCCTATTGAAAACTTCCGAACCACTTCCAAATCTTTAAAAGATTTAAACTTGATACAATATGTAATTGAGCAAGATAATGCCTACGTTCGGGCAACCTTAGAACATTTAGATCACTCCCAGTACAAAAAAGCTGTTAACCTATTGATTACTTCAGAAAAGCGTATTGTTATTGGATTCCGTTCATCTTATGGTCCTGCTAACTGGCTAACCTTCAGCCTGAATATTGTAGTTGGAGATACTCTTTTATATAGGGGGGAAATTGAAGATGCCAATTACTTATTATCTCAAATAGATCATAAAACTTTAGTGATTGCAATCTCGTTCCCACGATATATTCAAGAAACTTTTTCTTTTGTAAAAGCCGCCAAGAAAAAAGGAGCAAATGTGTTAGCGATAACAGATGATGAATTTTCGCCAATAGGACCTTTTGCTGATATTTTATTTCAGGTTGTTGCCCCTGCTCCGATTCCCTTAAAAGGGGTAACGCCGACTTTTGCTTTACTTAATTTACTTGTTACCAGTGTCGCAGCATCACAGGATGCTAAAGTTCAAAAGCGAATGGAAGAATATGACCAATCAAGTGAAGAATTTTTTCCTTTTACGAAACGTGATTAA
- a CDS encoding D-aminoacylase, whose amino-acid sequence MYDFIIRGGKIYDGTENPWTKLDLGIKDGIISKIGDLSQEQAEAEIDANGLAVSPGFIDTHVHSDLLCTKPDIHHIKVLQGVTTELFGQDGISVAPVSEQTKPLWQKQLKGLNGDIGDWPWNTIDEYLKFLENSNIAGNATYLVPHGAVRTLVMGFDGRKATQEEMKQMQFLVEEGMIQGAVGVSSGLVYPPNVFSNKEELIALCKGAAKYDGCFVVHIRNESNHSLEALDEVIDVARQSGVRLHVSHFKVAGKINRDKFEIALEKMDAGRREGIEITFDQYPYTAGSTVFHAILPPWMHSGGTSELLKKLEEPVNREKIKEEFKSNENYENWVLTCGWENITLTSVSTEQNRWVEGKNLIEIAKRRGVDPSDAALDLLLEENAGITMVVHWGDEEDVIHGMRHPLQIVGSDGIFGGKPHPRLYGTYPRVLGRYVREKNALSLEQAIRKMTGAPAQLLRLKDRGLIREGYAADIVIFNPKTIADQSTYESPLEEPTGISYVLVNGKLTVKEGKYIGTTAGKVLRREKSYACKVHI is encoded by the coding sequence ATGTATGATTTTATTATTAGAGGCGGTAAAATCTATGATGGAACTGAAAACCCCTGGACTAAATTGGATTTGGGGATCAAGGATGGGATTATCAGCAAAATCGGTGACCTAAGCCAGGAACAGGCAGAAGCCGAAATTGATGCCAATGGATTAGCGGTTTCACCGGGATTTATTGATACTCATGTTCATTCGGATTTACTTTGTACCAAACCTGATATACATCATATTAAAGTTTTACAAGGTGTCACGACGGAGTTATTTGGTCAGGATGGCATATCTGTTGCTCCCGTATCAGAGCAAACGAAGCCGTTATGGCAAAAACAATTAAAAGGACTAAACGGAGATATTGGCGATTGGCCTTGGAATACAATTGATGAATACCTTAAGTTTCTTGAAAATTCCAACATTGCAGGCAATGCTACTTACCTTGTTCCCCACGGTGCTGTTCGAACACTTGTGATGGGATTTGACGGTCGTAAGGCCACGCAGGAAGAAATGAAACAAATGCAGTTTCTAGTGGAAGAAGGAATGATACAAGGTGCTGTTGGGGTGTCATCTGGCTTAGTTTATCCTCCCAATGTTTTCTCAAATAAGGAAGAGTTAATTGCATTATGTAAAGGTGCTGCTAAATATGACGGCTGTTTTGTTGTTCATATTCGAAACGAAAGCAACCATTCATTGGAAGCCCTGGATGAAGTAATCGACGTCGCGCGGCAATCAGGTGTACGCCTACATGTGTCTCATTTTAAGGTAGCCGGTAAAATCAATCGTGATAAATTTGAGATTGCCCTTGAAAAAATGGACGCGGGCCGAAGAGAAGGTATCGAAATAACATTTGACCAATATCCGTATACTGCAGGCTCAACCGTTTTTCATGCGATTTTACCCCCTTGGATGCATTCCGGTGGCACATCAGAGCTGCTTAAGAAGCTAGAAGAGCCGGTCAATCGAGAAAAAATCAAGGAAGAGTTTAAGAGTAATGAAAACTACGAGAATTGGGTTCTTACTTGTGGTTGGGAAAATATCACTTTAACCTCCGTTTCAACAGAGCAAAACCGCTGGGTCGAGGGAAAAAATCTGATTGAAATCGCAAAAAGAAGAGGAGTTGATCCTTCTGATGCTGCACTTGATTTACTATTAGAGGAAAATGCCGGTATTACCATGGTTGTTCATTGGGGCGACGAGGAAGATGTAATCCATGGAATGAGACATCCACTTCAAATCGTGGGATCCGACGGTATTTTTGGAGGGAAACCACATCCTAGATTATATGGTACTTATCCTCGAGTACTTGGTCGTTACGTTAGAGAAAAGAATGCACTTTCCCTTGAACAGGCAATCCGTAAAATGACCGGTGCTCCTGCGCAATTGTTGCGTCTAAAAGACAGAGGCCTTATTCGGGAAGGTTACGCAGCAGATATCGTGATCTTCAACCCAAAAACGATAGCAGACCAATCAACATATGAAAGCCCATTGGAAGAACCTACTGGAATTTCCTATGTTCTAGTGAATGGCAAATTGACTGTAAAAGAAGGCAAATATATCGGTACAACTGCTGGAAAAGTGTTACGACGGGAAAAAAGCTATGCTTGCAAGGTTCACATTTAA
- a CDS encoding phytoene/squalene synthase family protein: MSEAINLHRDARDMLKATSRTFFIPISLLSPGLRETVTSAYLCMRAIDEIEDHPQLDFETKSNLLRSISQLLQKPFNNNELMDIFHPYNSLLPDVTLRLGDWIKLCPPTIVENVLHATSTMAKGMGDWVLKEWRIKNEEDLNQYTFYVAGLVGVMLSDIWKWYDATETDESLAIAFGRGLQSVNILRNRAEDLERGVDFFPDGWELEDMFMYARRNLALADVYLENIKPGPILNFCKIPIALAHGTLDALTEGKEKMSRTTVTEIVSQVVSKQ; encoded by the coding sequence ATGAGTGAAGCAATTAATTTACATAGAGACGCGAGAGACATGTTAAAGGCAACAAGCCGGACCTTCTTTATCCCTATCAGTCTTCTATCGCCAGGATTAAGAGAAACTGTTACATCCGCCTACTTATGCATGAGAGCTATTGACGAGATTGAAGATCATCCTCAACTCGATTTCGAAACCAAAAGTAATCTATTACGTTCAATCAGTCAACTCTTGCAAAAACCCTTTAATAACAACGAGTTAATGGATATTTTTCATCCGTACAACTCCCTTCTTCCGGATGTTACCTTACGTCTTGGTGATTGGATCAAGCTTTGTCCACCGACAATTGTAGAGAACGTTTTGCATGCAACATCCACTATGGCGAAAGGGATGGGGGACTGGGTTTTAAAAGAGTGGCGGATTAAGAATGAAGAGGATTTGAATCAATACACATTCTACGTGGCTGGTTTGGTTGGAGTCATGCTCTCAGATATTTGGAAGTGGTATGATGCTACTGAAACAGATGAGTCTCTAGCCATAGCCTTTGGCCGTGGCTTACAGTCCGTCAATATTCTTCGTAATCGTGCAGAGGATTTAGAGAGAGGTGTAGATTTCTTTCCCGATGGGTGGGAGTTAGAAGATATGTTTATGTACGCCCGACGTAATCTAGCTCTTGCTGACGTTTACTTGGAGAATATTAAACCTGGTCCAATCCTTAATTTTTGCAAAATCCCGATAGCACTTGCTCATGGTACGCTTGACGCTTTAACAGAGGGAAAGGAAAAAATGAGTAGAACTACCGTAACTGAAATTGTGAGTCAAGTAGTAAGCAAACAATAA